From one Triticum aestivum cultivar Chinese Spring chromosome 4B, IWGSC CS RefSeq v2.1, whole genome shotgun sequence genomic stretch:
- the LOC123091445 gene encoding cytochrome b-c1 complex subunit 6-1, mitochondrial, whose translation MADEEPVDPKKYLEERCKPQCVKPLYEYEKCIKRVEADDTGHKHCTGQYFDYWSCIDKCVAPKLFEKLK comes from the exons GGCGGACGAGGAACCCGTTGATCCCAAGAAGTATCTTGAGGAGCGGTGCAAGCCACAGTGTGTAAAACCACTGTATGAGTATGAG AAATGTATCAAGAGAGTCGAGGCCGATGATACTGGGCACAAGCACTGCACTGGGCAATATTTTGACTACTGGTCATGCATCGATAAATGT GTAGCACCAAAGCTCTTTGAAAAGCTGAAATGA